In the Streptomyces sp. SJL17-4 genome, CGTACTCCGTCGCGTACTCCCCGCGGTCGACCTCGTCGGCGATCATCGGGAAGGACGCGAGGAGCGCCGCCAAGGAGGCCTGGGCATCGTCCAGGAACCGCTTCACCTCGATGCCCTCGCTGGACAGCAGGGCGGCCGCGTGCAGGAAGCCGTTGAGCGTGCCCCACATGGTGCCGTGCACGGCCATGCCGTACAGGGCCGGTACGCCGGCGTCCTCGCCGATCAGGGTGCCCCGACCGCCGATGCGCCGGAGCACCGGCTGAAAGCGGTCGTGGACGGAGGCGGAACCACCGTAGAAGACCACGCTCTCCGCTCCTCCGACGCCCGGAGCGATCGTCATGATCTGGCCGTGGAGGTACTGCGCGCCCCGGCCCTCGACCCAGTCGGCCACCGCCCTGGCCTCCGCCGACGTACCGTCCGTCAGGTTGACGACGGCCCGGCCGGAGAGCGCGTCGCCCGACGCGTCGAGCAGCTCGCGGGCCGTGGTGGCACCCTTCACGCTGACGACCACGACGGAACCGGCGGCGACGGCCTCGCGGACGGTCGCGGCCCTCACCGCTCCCTTGGCCACCAGGGAGTCGGCCTTCTCCGGCGTACGGTTCCACACGGTGGTCGGATGCCCGCCGTCCAGGAACGCGTGCGCGAGCGCCAGGCCCATCTCACCCAGACCGATCACGGTCACGGTCACGGGCGGCTGGGCGGCGGTCTGTGCTGTGGTGGTGGTCTGTGCTGTGGTGGTGGTCATCGACGTCATCCCTCTGTCGGGTCGCCCCGGACCATCGTCCGGGGCACCTGTGGTGGTCCGAGGAACGTCACGCTAAAAACTGAACCGCGCTTGAGGTCAAGGGGAGACGGATAGGAATCCGTTTTTCCTCAGCAGGACTCACGCGCGATCAGTTCCGTCGGCAGCACGTGCCGGCGGGGCTCCTCCGGCGCCTCCGCGCCTCCCTGGATCTCCCGGATCAGCATCCGCGCCATGGTGCGCCCCATCTCCTCGATCGGCTGCCGCACACTCGTCAGCGGCGGGTCCATCAGCCGCGCCACCGCCGAGTCGTCGACCCCCACGAGCGCCACGTCCTCCGGCACCCGCCGCCCCGCCTCCCGCAGCACCCCGCGCGCGCCGGCCGCCATCACGTCGGAGGCGGCGAAGACGGCGTCCACGTCCGGGCTGCGGTCGAGCAGCAGCCGCATGGCCCGTCGCCCGCCCTCCTCGGTGAAGTCGCCCGCCGAGACCAGCGCCTCGTCGGGGGCGAGCCCGGCCTCCGCGAGCCCCGCCCGATAGCCGCCGAGCCGGGCGCGCGCCACGTACATGTCGAGCGGCCCGGTGACGGTCGCGATCCTGCTCCGCCCGCGCCCCACGAGATGGGCGACCGCCGCCCGACCGGCCCCGATGTTGTCGGAGTCGACGTACGGGACGGGCTCCGCCTCGGAGCGGCGTCCGTTCATGACGACCGGCAGGCCCAGTTCCCTGATCCGGTCCGGCAACGGATCGTCACCGTGGACGGAGGCGAGCAGGACACCGTCGACGCGCTGGGCGGCCAGATACTGCTCGAAGCGCTGCCGTTCCTGCTCGCTGCGGACCAGAGTGAGCAGCAACTGCTTGTCGGCCTCGGCCAGTTCGGCGCTCACCCCACGGATGAGGTCGAGGAAGTACGGCTCCGCGAAGAGCCGGGCCTCGGCCTCGGGGATGACGAGAGCGATCGCGTCCGTACGGCTGCCGGCGAGCGCGCGGGCGGCCTGGTTGGGTACGTAGCCGAGTTCGGCGACGGCTCTGGCGACGGCCGTTCTGGTCTGCTCACTCACCCGAGGGGAGCCGTTGATCACCCGGGAGACCGTACCCCGGCCGACCCCGGCCCTGGCCGCGACCTGCTCCAGAGTGGGTCTGCCGCTCTGCCGTCCGCTCACAACTCCCGAACTCCCCTCGTAGGACAACGCGCAGCTCACCATGGCCCCGTCGGGAACGAAAGCAGCGATGGGAGCGCTCCCACACTAGTCCAAGCTCAGGCCCCCGCGCCATGAGGTGCATTCAGGAGATGATGCGACCGCCGCCGCCCAGGTCCGCGAAACCCCCGGAAAACCTTCCGGTAACGAATCCGCGTTCATGTCTTGACACCCACACCCGCCAGGCAGCAACCTTCCGGCAGCGACGTGGGAGCGCTCCCATCCGGGACGCACACAACCTTGCATCGGGTCCGGGCAGGCGCCGCCGAGCCGCGATCAGCCGGCCGGGCCTCTTGGCGCACAACGAGCACCACCTTGGACGAGGAGAGTGGAATGCGCACTTCCAGCAGCAGACGCGGACGCCGTGCGGCGATCGCGGCGGTCGCCGTCGTCGTGACCGGCACGACCCTGCTCACCGGTTGCGGCAGCGACGACGACGGCAAGGGCGGCGGGGGCGGCCAGAGCAACGAGAAGATCACGCTGCGGATCGGGACCTTCGGTTCCTTCGGCTACGACAACAAGACCGGCGCGAAGCTCTACGCCGAGTACGAGCGGCTCCACCCGAACATCAAGATCGAGGAATCGAACGTCTCCGACGGCCAGAAGTACTGGGACACGCTGAAGCTGCGCCTCGCCCAGAACAGCGGCGTCGCCGACATCCAGGCCGTCGAGGTCGGCTACATCGCCGAGGCGACCGGCACGGCGATGGCGAACAAGTGGGTCGACCTCGGCAAGGAGGGCGGCGCCAAGGTCGACGCCTTCCTCGACTGGAAGGTCAAGCAGGCGACGACCGGAGACGGCAAGGTCATCGCCCTCGGCACCGACATCGGCCCCATGGCCATCTGCTACAACAAGGACCTCTTCGCCAAGGCCAAGCTGCCCACCGAGCGCGACGCGGTCGGCAAGCTGTGGTCCGGCGACTGGGCCAAGTTCATCGCGACCGGCGAGAAGTACAAGGCGGCCGCGCCCGCCGGAACCTCCTTCCACGACTCGGCGAGCGGTCTCTTCAACGCCGTCGTCTCCAGCGACCCGGTGCAGTACGCCAACACCAGCGGCGAGCTCGACTGGGAGAACAGCCCCGGCGTGAAGAACGCCTGGGAGAATGCGGTCAAGGCCGCCCAGGGCGGACTGACCGCCAAGCTGCGCCAGTTCGACGAGAAGGGCACCTGGAACGCGGCCTTCAAGAACTCGAAGTTCGCCACCGTCGCCTGCCCCAGCTGGATGACCGGCATCATCAAGGACCAGGCCGGCCCCGCCAACCAGGGCAAGTGGGACATCGCCGCACCGCCGGTCGCCGGCAACTGGGGCGGCTCCTTCCTCGCCGTGCCCAAGGCCGGGAAGCACACCAAGGAGGCCGCCGAGCTGGCCGCCTGGCTGACCGCTCCGGAGCAGCACGCCAAGGTCTTCGCGGTCAACGGCAACATCCCCTCGTCCAAGGACACGCTCACCTCCTCGGCGGTCCAGGAGGCGAAGCTGCCGTACTTCGGTGACACCCCCGTCGGCAAGATCTTCTCCAGCGCGGCGTCCGGGATCACCCCCGCCGCGATCAGCCGCTACGACGGCCAGGTGAAGACCTTCCTCACCGACAACGGCATCCTCGACATCGAGCAGCGCGGCACCGACCCGGCCAAGGCCTGGGAGAACGTCAAGAAGCTGGTCGACGACAAGATCGACCAGTAGCGGGGACAGCTGCCGGTCCGCCGCCCGCGGGCGGCGGACCGGCACCGTCCGCACCACCGCACGCATCGACCCTGGAAGGACGCCCCCGTGGCCACCTCCGTTCGGGCCAGGCCGGACGGCTCCCCGCCGCCCGCCGCACCGCCCTCCTCCCCCGGCCCGCGCGGCCGCCGCCGCTCCCCCGGCGGCTGGCGCAGCACGCTCTACCGCTGGGACCTCAAGGCGATCCCGTACGTCTTCATCGCCCCCTTCTTCCTCACCTTCGCCGCCTTCGGCCTCTTCCCGCTGATCTACACCGGCTGGCTGTCGCTCAACCGGGTCGAGCTCGGCGGGGATCCGACATGGAAGGGTCTGGAGAACTACACCGACCTCGCGACCAGCGAGTTCTTCTGGAACGCGCTCTTCAACACCTTCACCATCGGGGTGATCGCGACCGTTCCCCAGCTGCTCATGGCGCTGGGCCTGGCGCATCTGCTCAACTACAAGCTCCGCGGCCGGGGCTTCTTCCGGGTCGCGATCCTCGCCCCGTACGCCACCTCGATCGCGGCGGCGACCCTGGTCTTCGCCCAGCTGTTCAACACCGACTACGGGATGATCAACGGCGTCCTCGGCTGGGTCGGCTTCGACCCGGTGAACTGGGAGTCGTCCAAGTGGCCGGCGCAGATCGCCATCTCGGTGATCGTCACCTGGCGCTGGACCGGCTACAACGCGCTGATCTACCTGGCCGCCATGCAGGCCGTGCCGCAGGACCTGTACGAGGCGGCCTCGCTCGACGGGGCCTCGCGCTGGCGCCAGTTCATCAGCGTCACGATCCCCTCGATCAAGCCGACGATCTTCTTCACGATCATCGTCTCCACCATCGGCGCCACCCAGCTCTTCGGTGAGCCGATGCTCTTCGGCGGCAGCGTCGGGATCAGTGGCGGCAGCGGCAACCAGTTCCAGACGCTGAGCCTGCTGATGTACGAGAAGGGGTGGGTGACCGGCGCGCTGGGCCAGGCTTCGGCGATCGCGTGGGTCATGCTGCTGCTCCTGCTGCTCGTCGGCGGCGTCCAGGCGCTCGTCTCCCGCCACAACCGCAAGAAGCTGGGGGGCTGACCTCATGGCGCACACACTCGACAGGAGCCCGGCGGAGTCCGGAATCCCGGCCGCCGCCCCGGCGGCCCGCCCCGGGCGCCGCTTCCGGCAGACCGCCGGCCGCCAGCACCACGCCGGACCGCTCACCTATGTGCTGCTCGTCGTGGCCGCGTTCGTCTCCCTCTTCCCGCTGTACTGGAACCTGGTCGCCGCCTCGCACAGTGGCGAACGGGTCGTGGAGGCTCCGGCGCCGCTGCTGCCCGGCAACCGTCTCCTGGACAACCTCAGCTTCGCCTGGAACCAGGTCGACATGGGCGAGGCGCTGATCAACACCACGATCGTGGCGAGCCTGGTGGCCCTGTCCACCGTGCTGTTCTCCACGCTCGCCGGTTTCGCCTTCGCCAAGCTGCCGTTCCGGGGCCGGGGCATGCTGCTCTCCCTGGTGGTCGCCACCATGACGATCCCGCCGCAGCTCAGCGTCATCCCGCTGTACCAGATCATCACCGACCTCGGCTGGTTCGACCAGCTCCAGTCGGTCGTCCTGCCCTCGCTCGTCGCCGCGTTCGGCGTGTTCTTCATGCGCCAGTTCCTGGTGGAGGCGCTGCCGATGGAGCTGGTGGAAGCGGCCCGGATGGACGGCGCGCACAGCCTCCGGATCATCTGGCACG is a window encoding:
- a CDS encoding NAD(P)-binding domain-containing protein; protein product: MTTTTAQTTTTAQTAAQPPVTVTVIGLGEMGLALAHAFLDGGHPTTVWNRTPEKADSLVAKGAVRAATVREAVAAGSVVVVSVKGATTARELLDASGDALSGRAVVNLTDGTSAEARAVADWVEGRGAQYLHGQIMTIAPGVGGAESVVFYGGSASVHDRFQPVLRRIGGRGTLIGEDAGVPALYGMAVHGTMWGTLNGFLHAAALLSSEGIEVKRFLDDAQASLAALLASFPMIADEVDRGEYATEYGALQHHRPSVEDLVRESAARNIDAEFPRYTLELVNKAVEEGFGGDSYARLVEHFRK
- a CDS encoding sugar ABC transporter permease, whose protein sequence is MATSVRARPDGSPPPAAPPSSPGPRGRRRSPGGWRSTLYRWDLKAIPYVFIAPFFLTFAAFGLFPLIYTGWLSLNRVELGGDPTWKGLENYTDLATSEFFWNALFNTFTIGVIATVPQLLMALGLAHLLNYKLRGRGFFRVAILAPYATSIAAATLVFAQLFNTDYGMINGVLGWVGFDPVNWESSKWPAQIAISVIVTWRWTGYNALIYLAAMQAVPQDLYEAASLDGASRWRQFISVTIPSIKPTIFFTIIVSTIGATQLFGEPMLFGGSVGISGGSGNQFQTLSLLMYEKGWVTGALGQASAIAWVMLLLLLLVGGVQALVSRHNRKKLGG
- a CDS encoding LacI family DNA-binding transcriptional regulator, giving the protein MVSCALSYEGSSGVVSGRQSGRPTLEQVAARAGVGRGTVSRVINGSPRVSEQTRTAVARAVAELGYVPNQAARALAGSRTDAIALVIPEAEARLFAEPYFLDLIRGVSAELAEADKQLLLTLVRSEQERQRFEQYLAAQRVDGVLLASVHGDDPLPDRIRELGLPVVMNGRRSEAEPVPYVDSDNIGAGRAAVAHLVGRGRSRIATVTGPLDMYVARARLGGYRAGLAEAGLAPDEALVSAGDFTEEGGRRAMRLLLDRSPDVDAVFAASDVMAAGARGVLREAGRRVPEDVALVGVDDSAVARLMDPPLTSVRQPIEEMGRTMARMLIREIQGGAEAPEEPRRHVLPTELIARESC
- a CDS encoding ABC transporter substrate-binding protein, translated to MRTSSSRRGRRAAIAAVAVVVTGTTLLTGCGSDDDGKGGGGGQSNEKITLRIGTFGSFGYDNKTGAKLYAEYERLHPNIKIEESNVSDGQKYWDTLKLRLAQNSGVADIQAVEVGYIAEATGTAMANKWVDLGKEGGAKVDAFLDWKVKQATTGDGKVIALGTDIGPMAICYNKDLFAKAKLPTERDAVGKLWSGDWAKFIATGEKYKAAAPAGTSFHDSASGLFNAVVSSDPVQYANTSGELDWENSPGVKNAWENAVKAAQGGLTAKLRQFDEKGTWNAAFKNSKFATVACPSWMTGIIKDQAGPANQGKWDIAAPPVAGNWGGSFLAVPKAGKHTKEAAELAAWLTAPEQHAKVFAVNGNIPSSKDTLTSSAVQEAKLPYFGDTPVGKIFSSAASGITPAAISRYDGQVKTFLTDNGILDIEQRGTDPAKAWENVKKLVDDKIDQ
- a CDS encoding carbohydrate ABC transporter permease, yielding MAHTLDRSPAESGIPAAAPAARPGRRFRQTAGRQHHAGPLTYVLLVVAAFVSLFPLYWNLVAASHSGERVVEAPAPLLPGNRLLDNLSFAWNQVDMGEALINTTIVASLVALSTVLFSTLAGFAFAKLPFRGRGMLLSLVVATMTIPPQLSVIPLYQIITDLGWFDQLQSVVLPSLVAAFGVFFMRQFLVEALPMELVEAARMDGAHSLRIIWHVVFPVARPAMAVLGMLVFVQAWNDFFWPFIALTPDGNPTLQVALAGLGAGNHTVDHAVVLTGALISTVPLLLVFAFLGKHIVGGITAGAVKS